One Hydrogenophaga crassostreae genomic region harbors:
- the atpB gene encoding F0F1 ATP synthase subunit A gives MAVEGIGPTPGEYIRHHLTHLTNHKQGFIVDFSVINIDSVVVSSLLGALVCFVLWRAARVATSGVPGRFQAAVEMLVEMVDSQAKGVIHNAQSRKLVAPLALVVFCWIFMMNFMDMIPVDLLPKIWELIYGAAGHDPHHAYLRVVPTADLSTTLGLAMSVLLMCVFYNLKIKGLGGWAHELVTAPFGTSKNPVWALLLGVTNFLMQMIEFVAKTVSHGMRLFGNMFAGELVFMLIALLGGFASLSFSGGLFFVGHVIAGTVWTLFHILVITLQAFIFMMLALIYLGQAHDAH, from the coding sequence ATGGCTGTAGAAGGTATTGGTCCTACCCCTGGCGAGTACATCCGTCACCATTTGACCCATTTGACGAACCACAAACAGGGGTTCATCGTCGATTTTTCGGTCATCAATATTGACTCCGTTGTCGTGAGTTCTTTGTTGGGTGCGTTGGTGTGTTTTGTGTTGTGGCGAGCCGCTCGTGTGGCCACGTCCGGTGTTCCCGGTCGGTTTCAGGCTGCCGTTGAAATGCTGGTTGAGATGGTCGACAGCCAGGCCAAAGGGGTGATTCACAATGCGCAGAGCCGCAAACTGGTGGCGCCATTGGCTCTGGTGGTGTTTTGCTGGATCTTCATGATGAACTTCATGGACATGATTCCCGTTGACTTGTTGCCAAAGATCTGGGAGTTGATCTACGGCGCCGCGGGCCATGATCCGCACCATGCCTATTTGCGTGTCGTGCCTACCGCCGATTTGTCGACCACTTTGGGTCTGGCGATGTCAGTTTTGTTGATGTGCGTGTTTTACAACCTGAAGATCAAGGGTCTGGGTGGTTGGGCGCATGAGTTGGTGACGGCGCCGTTTGGCACCAGCAAAAATCCTGTTTGGGCACTGCTCTTGGGCGTGACCAACTTCCTGATGCAAATGATCGAGTTCGTGGCGAAGACGGTTTCGCACGGCATGCGGTTGTTTGGCAACATGTTCGCGGGTGAACTGGTGTTCATGCTGATTGCGCTGCTGGGTGGCTTTGCTTCCCTGTCGTTCTCGGGTGGACTCTTCTTCGTCGGACACGTGATCGCAGGCACGGTGTGGACCTTGTTCCATATCTTGGTTATCACCTTGCAAGCGTTCATTTTCATGATGCTGGCCCTGATTTATCTGGGTCAGGCGCATGACGCACACTGA
- a CDS encoding F0F1 ATP synthase subunit B yields the protein MNINATLFAQAVVFAILVWFTMKFVWPPIAKALDERALKISEGLASAEKAKSELAVANKRVEAELSQSRNEAGVRLADAERRAQTVIEEAKARATDEAAKIVASARQEAEQQVVKARESLREEVAALAVKGAEQILQREVNAGVHADLLNRLKTEL from the coding sequence ATGAATATCAATGCAACCCTCTTTGCGCAGGCCGTTGTCTTTGCGATTCTGGTTTGGTTCACGATGAAATTCGTGTGGCCTCCCATCGCCAAGGCGCTCGACGAGCGTGCGTTGAAGATTTCCGAAGGCTTGGCATCCGCTGAGAAGGCCAAATCCGAATTGGCCGTGGCCAACAAACGGGTGGAAGCCGAGTTGAGCCAGTCGCGCAACGAAGCTGGTGTGCGTTTGGCCGATGCCGAACGCCGTGCACAGACCGTGATCGAAGAGGCGAAAGCCCGCGCCACGGACGAAGCCGCCAAAATCGTTGCTTCTGCGCGCCAGGAAGCTGAGCAGCAGGTCGTCAAGGCCCGCGAAAGCTTGCGCGAAGAAGTGGCCGCATTGGCCGTCAAAGGCGCAGAGCAGATCTTGCAGCGTGAAGTCAACGCCGGCGTTCACGCCGACTTGCTGAACCGCTTGAAGACCGAGCTCTGA
- a CDS encoding carboxymuconolactone decarboxylase family protein has translation MSSFNHTDLMRDINDSLAPFRKAQPNAMAGFGQLAKAAITDGALSGKQKELIAVSIAVTQGCSGCIGFHVKALVQLGCTRAELEETLSVCVYMGGGPALMYSAEVIAAWDKLSA, from the coding sequence TTGAGCTCGTTTAACCACACCGACCTGATGCGCGACATCAACGACAGCCTCGCCCCATTCCGAAAAGCCCAGCCGAACGCCATGGCCGGGTTCGGGCAACTGGCCAAAGCGGCCATCACCGATGGCGCACTCAGCGGCAAGCAAAAAGAGTTGATTGCGGTGTCGATTGCCGTCACTCAAGGCTGCTCAGGCTGCATCGGCTTCCATGTGAAAGCGTTGGTGCAGTTGGGTTGTACGCGCGCCGAGCTGGAGGAAACGCTCTCGGTTTGCGTCTACATGGGCGGCGGCCCAGCCTTGATGTATTCGGCCGAGGTGATTGCGGCTTGGGACAAGTTGAGCGCCTGA
- a CDS encoding DMT family transporter translates to MNANLLALGAIALWASLAALGVTLAHVPPFLLTGLSLLVGSLIALPLSRFDFRQWYVPSKTLAIGVYGLFGFHFLLFIALRHAPPVQANLVNYLWPLGIVVMAPLFLPGVKLTGRLVFAALLGFAGAALAILGGRPADPNAPLWAWGYIPALMSAFIWASYSLLTQRVKAFPTAAVGSFALVSGLLALLCHVWLEPSTALSDKDWALIALLGLGPLGGAFFLWDAALKRGDARQIGVLSFLTPLLSTLVLLAMQKEMPSWSVGLAALMIVGAAVIATRKPQALLGAVDCGRFRRW, encoded by the coding sequence TTGAACGCCAATCTCCTGGCCCTGGGCGCCATCGCGCTCTGGGCATCGCTGGCGGCACTGGGTGTGACGTTGGCCCATGTGCCGCCTTTTCTCCTGACCGGTCTGTCCCTGTTGGTGGGCAGCCTGATCGCCCTGCCCCTGTCGCGCTTTGATTTTCGCCAGTGGTACGTGCCGTCCAAGACACTGGCCATCGGCGTCTACGGCCTGTTCGGTTTCCACTTTTTGCTCTTTATCGCCTTGCGCCACGCGCCGCCCGTACAAGCCAATCTGGTGAACTACCTCTGGCCGCTGGGCATTGTGGTGATGGCGCCGCTGTTCCTACCCGGCGTGAAGCTCACCGGCCGTTTGGTGTTCGCAGCCTTGCTGGGCTTTGCGGGTGCCGCGCTGGCCATACTGGGTGGGCGTCCGGCCGACCCCAATGCGCCACTGTGGGCCTGGGGCTACATCCCGGCACTGATGTCGGCCTTCATCTGGGCCAGCTACTCGCTGCTGACCCAGCGCGTAAAGGCCTTCCCCACTGCCGCCGTGGGCAGTTTTGCCCTGGTCTCTGGTTTACTCGCCCTGCTGTGCCATGTCTGGCTGGAACCATCGACCGCGTTGTCTGACAAGGACTGGGCCTTGATCGCCCTGCTCGGCCTGGGGCCGCTTGGGGGAGCGTTCTTCCTGTGGGACGCGGCACTCAAACGCGGCGATGCGCGCCAGATTGGCGTGTTGAGTTTTCTCACGCCGCTGCTCTCCACACTGGTCCTGCTGGCCATGCAAAAAGAAATGCCCAGTTGGTCGGTGGGACTCGCTGCGCTGATGATCGTGGGGGCGGCGGTGATCGCGACGCGCAAGCCACAAGCGCTATTGGGCGCTGTTGATTGCGGCCGCTTCAGGAGGTGGTGA
- a CDS encoding HP0495 family protein gives MSFTPREIPPEQSLIEYPCRFPIKVMGSHTEEFVSAMVIIAKAFEPDFDHQTVERRPSKAGTYIGLTLSIYVTDREQLDEIYRTLTSHPMVKYTL, from the coding sequence ATGAGCTTCACACCCCGCGAAATCCCGCCCGAGCAGTCACTGATTGAATACCCCTGCCGCTTTCCCATCAAAGTGATGGGGTCGCACACCGAAGAGTTCGTCTCGGCCATGGTGATCATCGCAAAAGCCTTCGAGCCCGATTTCGACCATCAAACTGTAGAGCGTCGCCCCAGCAAAGCCGGCACCTACATCGGGTTGACACTGTCCATCTATGTGACGGACCGCGAGCAACTGGATGAAATTTACCGCACGCTCACGTCACACCCCATGGTGAAATACACCCTTTAA
- a CDS encoding aminotransferase class III-fold pyridoxal phosphate-dependent enzyme, translating to MLMSPNSHKRENYGLFVPTMEIFSLTTLALASATAALLLPKAHERLQLSLAKHRSLAGHSRMAKRVASLIPGYAYDEARFFNCDGVPDEVEQRRRAGFARLADELNGRHARSIALTQQARSGIADLQFTGAYRVPFQFSPYVRERIAVGAFVQRADGVTLTDLDGQRFYDLTGSYGVNVMGHDFYKTCMAEGMALVSELGSVLGSYHPVVFDNVQRLQAISGLDQVSFHMSGTEAVMQAVRLARYHTGRKRLVRFCGAYHGWWEDVQPGLGNPLPPGHTYTLSDLSERSLQVLSRRRDIACVLVNPLQALHPNAGAPGDGALIDSSRRTNFDRAAYTAWLQRLREVCTRRGIALIFDEIFVGFRIASGGAQAYFGVRADMVTYGKTLGGGFPVGVVCGRSAWMKRFRENRPADICFARGTFNAHPAVMGAMNVFLRRLETPAIQALYDNLDATWDGRAAKLNARLAKAGLPLRVANLSSIWTMTFTEPSRYNWLLQYCLRAEGLALSWVGSGRLVFSLNYTEADFDAVCDRIEAAARRMVDDGWWLPGTQSNRDIRRGVLKEMLRQRLHRR from the coding sequence ATGCTTATGTCACCTAACAGCCATAAAAGAGAGAACTACGGTCTTTTTGTACCCACCATGGAAATATTCAGCCTCACCACACTCGCTCTGGCTTCAGCCACCGCCGCCCTGCTCCTGCCCAAAGCCCATGAACGCCTGCAACTGTCGCTGGCCAAGCACCGCTCGCTGGCCGGGCATTCGCGCATGGCCAAACGGGTGGCCTCGCTGATCCCTGGCTACGCCTACGATGAAGCGCGGTTTTTTAACTGCGACGGTGTTCCAGACGAAGTCGAGCAGCGCCGCAGAGCCGGCTTTGCGCGGCTGGCCGACGAGCTCAATGGCCGGCATGCGCGCTCCATTGCGCTCACCCAGCAAGCCCGCAGCGGCATTGCCGATCTGCAATTCACTGGCGCGTACCGCGTACCGTTTCAGTTCAGCCCCTATGTGCGCGAACGCATCGCGGTGGGCGCGTTTGTGCAGCGTGCGGACGGCGTCACCCTGACCGATCTCGACGGGCAGCGTTTTTACGACCTCACTGGTTCGTACGGCGTCAACGTGATGGGCCACGACTTCTACAAAACCTGCATGGCCGAAGGCATGGCCCTGGTCAGCGAACTGGGTTCCGTGCTGGGCAGCTACCACCCGGTGGTGTTCGACAACGTGCAGCGTTTGCAGGCGATCTCGGGGCTCGATCAGGTGTCGTTTCACATGTCGGGGACCGAAGCGGTGATGCAGGCGGTGCGCCTGGCGCGGTACCACACGGGGCGCAAGCGTCTGGTGCGGTTTTGCGGGGCGTACCACGGTTGGTGGGAAGACGTGCAGCCAGGTCTCGGCAACCCCTTGCCCCCCGGCCACACCTACACGCTCAGCGACCTGAGCGAGCGCAGCCTGCAGGTGCTTTCGCGCCGACGCGATATTGCCTGCGTGCTGGTCAACCCGCTGCAGGCGCTGCACCCCAACGCGGGCGCGCCCGGTGACGGCGCCTTGATCGACAGCAGCCGCAGAACCAACTTCGACCGCGCGGCCTACACCGCGTGGCTGCAGCGCCTGCGCGAGGTGTGTACCCGGCGCGGAATCGCCTTGATTTTCGACGAGATCTTCGTAGGCTTTCGCATCGCGTCCGGTGGCGCGCAAGCGTATTTCGGCGTGCGCGCCGACATGGTCACCTACGGCAAAACACTGGGTGGCGGCTTCCCGGTGGGCGTGGTGTGTGGGCGCAGCGCATGGATGAAGCGCTTCCGGGAAAATCGCCCTGCCGATATCTGTTTCGCGCGCGGCACCTTCAACGCCCACCCCGCCGTGATGGGCGCCATGAACGTGTTCCTGCGGCGGCTGGAAACGCCCGCCATTCAAGCGCTCTATGACAACCTCGACGCCACCTGGGACGGCCGCGCCGCCAAGCTCAACGCCCGACTGGCGAAGGCCGGGCTGCCGCTGCGCGTGGCCAACCTCTCCAGCATCTGGACCATGACCTTCACCGAGCCCAGCCGCTACAACTGGTTGCTGCAGTACTGCCTGCGCGCCGAGGGGCTGGCGCTGTCCTGGGTGGGCAGTGGGCGCCTGGTGTTCAGCCTGAACTACACGGAAGCCGATTTTGATGCGGTCTGCGACCGCATCGAAGCCGCCGCACGGCGCATGGTGGACGACGGCTGGTGGCTCCCCGGTACCCAAAGCAACCGCGACATCCGGCGCGGTGTACTCAAAGAGATGCTGCGCCAGCGCCTGCACCGCCGTTGA
- the asd gene encoding archaetidylserine decarboxylase (Phosphatidylserine decarboxylase is synthesized as a single chain precursor. Generation of the pyruvoyl active site from a Ser is coupled to cleavage of a Gly-Ser bond between the larger (beta) and smaller (alpha chains). It is an integral membrane protein.) — translation MKTSRTLDDNTSVQKPVVSLSWRDRLLLQEDLNFLLTNRIPRVAVTRLMGRISRIRSRTFTRLAIALWRLFTDLDLSEAVPQRYESLQQCFTRALRPGLRPVDPRPEVLTSPCDAIVGACGPVVAGQVWQAKGFPYAAADLFGQAERAEPFEGGRFVTLRLTSSMYHRFHAPHKARIDHVSYLSGDVWNVNPIALKRVERLFCRNERAVIRMTLEAGPVIALVPVAAVLVASIRLHALDVLMHLGWPGPHEMPCNAQVDKGEEMGWFEHGSTIIVFVPAGFELVKGIEPGRRIRMGEPLMTLPTGAV, via the coding sequence ATGAAAACTTCAAGAACGCTGGACGACAACACGTCCGTCCAAAAGCCCGTTGTTTCGCTAAGTTGGCGAGACCGTTTGCTGCTGCAGGAAGACCTGAACTTCCTGTTGACCAACCGCATTCCGCGGGTCGCGGTCACGCGGCTCATGGGCCGCATCAGCCGCATACGGAGCCGCACCTTCACCCGCTTGGCCATCGCGCTGTGGCGTTTGTTCACCGATCTGGATTTGAGCGAGGCCGTACCCCAGCGCTACGAATCGCTGCAGCAGTGCTTCACCCGGGCTTTGCGCCCAGGCCTGCGCCCGGTGGACCCACGGCCCGAGGTCTTGACCAGCCCGTGCGATGCCATCGTGGGCGCCTGCGGGCCGGTGGTGGCCGGGCAGGTCTGGCAAGCCAAAGGCTTTCCCTATGCCGCGGCCGATCTGTTCGGGCAGGCCGAACGGGCCGAGCCTTTTGAAGGTGGCCGCTTTGTGACGCTGCGCCTGACGTCCAGCATGTACCACCGCTTCCATGCGCCCCACAAAGCGCGCATCGACCATGTGAGCTATTTGTCGGGCGATGTCTGGAACGTCAACCCGATTGCGCTCAAGCGCGTGGAACGCCTGTTTTGCCGCAACGAGCGGGCGGTGATCCGCATGACGCTGGAAGCTGGGCCGGTGATCGCGCTGGTGCCTGTGGCGGCGGTGCTGGTGGCCAGCATCCGCTTGCATGCGCTGGACGTTTTGATGCACCTGGGTTGGCCTGGCCCGCATGAAATGCCTTGCAATGCACAGGTGGACAAGGGCGAGGAGATGGGCTGGTTCGAACACGGCTCCACCATCATCGTGTTCGTACCCGCCGGGTTTGAGCTGGTCAAAGGCATCGAACCCGGTCGGCGCATCCGCATGGGCGAGCCGCTGATGACCCTGCCCACTGGCGCTGTCTGA
- a CDS encoding D-amino acid aminotransferase → MTPPTSSPAPYIDYPLPESLCYLNGRYGRVCDTQISVMDRGFIFGDGVYEVLPAYSARVFCFEQHMARLDRSLQALRIPNPLERAEWQAIARRLIDDLSQTTGATNQLIYIQVTRGIAPRDHVMLPGLKPTVYVMASEMKLASEAQREQGVACVTADDFRWKKADIKAISLLGAVFARQISADADALETVMFRDGMLSEAAASNVWVVKNGVVLGPPKDNLVLEGIRFSLIERICREQGIAFELRPIGRAEALAADELLLSSATKEVLPVTQLDGRPVGTGKPGPVYARLYAGYQAIKAAECA, encoded by the coding sequence ATGACGCCGCCCACCTCCTCCCCCGCCCCCTATATCGACTACCCGCTCCCCGAATCCCTGTGTTACCTCAATGGGCGCTATGGGCGCGTTTGCGACACCCAGATCAGCGTCATGGACCGTGGATTCATCTTCGGCGACGGGGTCTACGAAGTGCTGCCCGCCTACAGCGCCCGTGTATTTTGCTTCGAACAACACATGGCGCGGCTGGACCGCTCATTGCAGGCTCTGCGCATCCCCAACCCGCTTGAGCGCGCCGAGTGGCAAGCAATCGCCCGGCGTTTGATCGACGATTTGTCACAAACCACCGGCGCGACCAACCAACTCATCTATATACAGGTCACGAGGGGCATTGCGCCTCGTGACCATGTGATGCTGCCCGGACTGAAGCCCACCGTGTATGTTATGGCCAGTGAAATGAAACTGGCCAGCGAGGCTCAACGCGAACAAGGCGTGGCCTGCGTGACCGCAGATGATTTCCGATGGAAGAAGGCCGACATCAAGGCCATCAGCCTGCTGGGTGCCGTGTTCGCGCGCCAGATCAGCGCCGATGCCGACGCCTTGGAAACGGTGATGTTCCGCGATGGCATGCTGAGCGAAGCCGCTGCCAGCAATGTCTGGGTGGTGAAAAACGGTGTGGTCCTTGGTCCGCCCAAAGACAATCTGGTGCTCGAAGGCATCCGTTTCAGTCTGATCGAGCGCATCTGCCGAGAGCAAGGCATCGCTTTCGAACTGCGCCCCATCGGCCGGGCAGAGGCGTTGGCCGCGGATGAACTGCTGCTGTCCTCCGCCACCAAAGAAGTGCTGCCCGTGACGCAACTTGATGGCCGCCCTGTTGGCACTGGCAAACCAGGCCCCGTTTACGCGCGCTTGTACGCCGGCTACCAGGCGATCAAGGCCGCTGAATGCGCCTGA
- a CDS encoding F0F1 ATP synthase subunit delta, producing the protein MAEIATIARPYAEALFKASGADSSSVAVWLDELAAVAGNPQLLQFADNPKATAQQVFDVVSGVVKTKLPEMGQNFLRTVIDNGRLSALPEIAGQFRSLMNLKQGSFDAVVYSAFDIDAASLAGLSGVLEKRFGRKLNLSVELQPELIGGIRVVVGDEVLDTSVKARLQQMKAALTA; encoded by the coding sequence ATGGCAGAAATCGCAACCATCGCCCGTCCCTACGCAGAAGCCCTTTTTAAGGCTTCTGGCGCAGACAGCAGCAGTGTGGCCGTCTGGCTGGACGAGTTGGCCGCAGTGGCTGGCAATCCTCAGCTGCTTCAATTCGCCGACAACCCAAAAGCCACTGCACAGCAGGTTTTCGACGTTGTCTCTGGTGTGGTGAAAACCAAACTGCCAGAGATGGGTCAGAATTTTCTGCGCACGGTGATCGACAACGGCCGCCTGTCGGCTTTGCCCGAAATCGCAGGCCAGTTCCGCTCCCTGATGAACTTGAAGCAAGGCAGCTTTGACGCGGTGGTCTACAGCGCCTTTGACATCGACGCCGCCTCGTTGGCCGGTTTGTCTGGTGTGCTGGAAAAGCGGTTTGGTCGCAAGCTCAACTTGAGCGTCGAGCTTCAGCCAGAGCTGATCGGTGGCATCCGTGTGGTGGTCGGTGACGAGGTGCTTGATACCTCGGTCAAGGCCCGTCTCCAACAAATGAAAGCTGCCCTGACGGCTTGA
- a CDS encoding ATP synthase subunit I, with the protein MHKMPEPQAPVAQQPGDHEWEEDGSQEPEFKPLTREEAQQWRASQPEISIWRLVGVQVLVGLAASVLGWLFTQRASVAWSVLYGSAAVVVPSALMAYGLTSSALSRLLAGFAQAAFAGFLLWEGVKILLAVVMMWLAPNVVPELSWLGLLAGLVVTLKVYWFGFLIQSRRSNVNG; encoded by the coding sequence ATGCACAAAATGCCGGAGCCCCAAGCCCCGGTTGCACAGCAGCCTGGCGATCACGAGTGGGAAGAAGATGGGTCGCAAGAACCCGAATTCAAGCCCCTGACGCGTGAAGAGGCGCAGCAGTGGCGGGCCAGTCAGCCGGAGATTTCCATCTGGCGGTTGGTGGGTGTGCAGGTATTGGTAGGGCTGGCGGCGAGTGTGCTGGGGTGGCTGTTTACGCAGCGCGCCTCGGTGGCTTGGTCGGTTCTTTATGGTTCGGCAGCGGTGGTTGTGCCTTCGGCATTGATGGCGTATGGCTTGACCTCCAGCGCGTTGTCCCGGTTGTTGGCCGGGTTTGCGCAAGCTGCGTTCGCTGGCTTCCTGTTGTGGGAAGGGGTGAAGATCCTGTTGGCGGTGGTCATGATGTGGCTGGCCCCCAATGTGGTTCCGGAGCTGAGCTGGTTGGGTCTTCTGGCCGGGCTGGTGGTGACATTAAAGGTTTACTGGTTTGGATTTTTGATCCAGAGCAGGCGTTCTAACGTAAACGGATGA
- the lipA gene encoding lipoyl synthase: protein MNRTDTPAPTESNTVRESQSAAQYDATAKQKSQAKTSRIPIKIVPAEVLKKPEWIRVKAGSPTTRFYEIKDVLRANKLVTVCEEASCPNIGECFGKGTATFMIMGDKCTRRCPFCDVGHGRPDPLDVDEPINLAKTIAQLKLKYVVITSVDRDDLRDGGAGHFAECIRQVRELSPGTQIEVLVPDFRGRDDRALDILKAAPPDVMNHNLETAPRLYKEARPGSDYQFSLNLLKKFKVLFPHVPTKSGIMVGLGETDEEILEVMRDMRAHNIEMLTIGQYLAPSGHHLPVRRYVHPDTFKMFEAEAYKMGFTHAAVGAMVRSSYHADVQAHGVLNPQG, encoded by the coding sequence ATGAACCGCACCGACACCCCCGCCCCGACCGAGTCCAACACAGTTCGCGAGTCGCAATCCGCAGCCCAGTACGACGCGACCGCCAAGCAAAAGAGCCAGGCAAAAACCTCGCGCATTCCGATCAAGATCGTACCTGCGGAAGTGCTGAAGAAGCCCGAATGGATCCGCGTCAAGGCCGGTTCACCGACCACGCGTTTCTACGAGATCAAGGATGTGTTGCGGGCCAACAAGCTCGTGACGGTGTGCGAAGAAGCCAGCTGTCCCAACATTGGCGAATGTTTTGGCAAGGGCACCGCGACCTTCATGATCATGGGCGACAAATGCACCCGCCGTTGCCCGTTTTGCGACGTGGGTCATGGCCGACCTGATCCGCTGGACGTCGACGAACCGATCAATCTGGCCAAGACCATCGCCCAGTTGAAGCTGAAATACGTGGTGATCACCAGCGTGGACCGCGACGATCTGCGCGACGGCGGCGCTGGTCACTTTGCGGAATGCATCCGCCAGGTTCGCGAACTGTCGCCCGGTACCCAGATCGAAGTGCTGGTGCCCGATTTCCGTGGCCGCGACGACCGCGCGCTGGACATCCTGAAGGCCGCGCCGCCCGACGTGATGAACCACAACCTCGAAACCGCGCCGCGCCTGTACAAGGAAGCGCGCCCCGGCTCTGACTACCAGTTCAGCCTGAACCTGCTGAAGAAGTTCAAGGTACTGTTCCCACATGTGCCCACCAAGAGCGGCATCATGGTGGGTTTGGGGGAAACCGACGAAGAAATTCTGGAAGTGATGCGCGACATGCGTGCGCACAACATCGAAATGCTGACCATCGGCCAGTACCTCGCCCCCAGCGGCCACCACCTGCCGGTGCGCCGCTATGTGCACCCCGACACCTTCAAAATGTTCGAAGCCGAGGCCTACAAGATGGGCTTCACCCATGCCGCCGTGGGCGCCATGGTGCGCAGCTCGTACCATGCCGATGTGCAGGCGCATGGCGTGCTCAACCCGCAAGGCTGA
- a CDS encoding UDP-2,3-diacylglucosamine diphosphatase, with protein MDPFAVDPDTDHGGRIRLRTVWISDLHLGTAGCQAEALLDFLRVVECDTLYLVGDIIDGWQLRRQWYWPQTHNDVVQKLLRKARKGTRVVFVPGNHDEFARKYLGHNFGGVDVVEDAVHETADGRLLWITHGDHFDGVIQCAKWLAYVGDWAYETTLRVNRRLNSWRARMGLPYWSLSRYLKLKVKRAVNYVSDFEVAVAREARERGLHGVVCGHIHHAEIRTIDGTLYCNDGDWVESLTALVEHPDGRLEILDWSDRIHLAHNARAAAHQAVETAFTTS; from the coding sequence ATGGATCCATTTGCTGTCGACCCCGACACCGATCACGGTGGCCGCATCCGATTGCGAACCGTGTGGATCTCGGATTTGCATCTGGGCACAGCCGGCTGCCAGGCCGAGGCGCTGCTGGATTTTTTGCGCGTTGTGGAGTGTGACACCCTGTATCTGGTGGGCGACATCATCGACGGGTGGCAACTGCGCCGCCAGTGGTACTGGCCCCAAACCCACAACGATGTGGTGCAAAAGCTGTTGCGCAAGGCGCGCAAAGGCACCCGGGTGGTGTTTGTGCCCGGCAACCACGACGAGTTCGCCCGCAAATACCTGGGCCACAATTTTGGCGGTGTCGATGTGGTGGAAGATGCGGTGCACGAAACCGCAGACGGCCGCTTGCTGTGGATCACCCATGGAGACCATTTCGACGGTGTGATTCAGTGCGCGAAGTGGTTGGCTTACGTGGGCGACTGGGCTTATGAAACGACCTTGCGTGTGAACCGGCGCCTCAATTCATGGCGCGCCCGCATGGGCTTGCCCTACTGGAGCTTGTCGCGTTACCTCAAGCTGAAGGTCAAACGCGCGGTGAACTACGTGAGCGATTTTGAAGTGGCTGTCGCTCGCGAAGCCCGTGAGCGGGGGCTGCATGGTGTAGTTTGTGGTCACATTCACCATGCTGAAATTCGCACCATCGACGGTACGCTCTATTGCAACGACGGCGACTGGGTAGAAAGCCTCACCGCGTTGGTTGAGCACCCAGACGGTCGCCTGGAAATCCTCGACTGGTCGGACCGCATTCACCTTGCGCACAATGCGCGGGCCGCCGCTCATCAAGCCGTCGAAACGGCCTTCACCACCTCCTGA
- the lipB gene encoding lipoyl(octanoyl) transferase LipB, producing the protein MLLRALGRVEYAPTFGAMQAFSEARTGDTADELWVCEHPPVFTQGIAGRDDHLLAPGDIPVIKTNRGGQVTYHGPGQVVVYPLIDLKRAGYFVKEYVYRIEDAVIRTLDHYGVTGHRVAGAPGIYVRLDDPASHAMLPQRPQKRVPGQPETDPDFTGLGKIAALGIKVSRHCTYHGVSLNVNMDLQPFQRINPCGYQGLQTVDLSTIGVAASWDEAAQVLSHKLATALSP; encoded by the coding sequence ATGCTGTTGCGCGCACTCGGCCGGGTGGAATACGCACCCACATTTGGAGCCATGCAGGCGTTTTCCGAGGCGCGAACGGGTGACACCGCCGATGAACTGTGGGTGTGCGAGCACCCGCCCGTCTTCACCCAAGGCATCGCAGGGCGCGACGACCATTTGCTGGCGCCTGGAGATATTCCGGTGATCAAAACCAACCGAGGGGGTCAAGTGACTTACCACGGCCCAGGTCAGGTGGTCGTTTACCCGCTCATCGACTTGAAGAGAGCGGGCTACTTCGTCAAAGAATACGTCTACCGCATCGAAGACGCCGTGATTCGCACGCTGGACCACTACGGCGTGACCGGCCACCGCGTCGCCGGCGCGCCAGGCATCTACGTTCGACTCGACGACCCTGCGAGTCACGCCATGCTGCCGCAGCGCCCCCAAAAAAGGGTGCCTGGTCAACCCGAGACCGATCCCGACTTCACCGGGCTGGGCAAGATCGCAGCGCTGGGCATCAAAGTCAGCCGCCATTGCACCTACCACGGCGTGTCGCTCAACGTGAATATGGACCTGCAACCCTTCCAGCGCATCAACCCATGTGGGTATCAAGGGCTGCAGACTGTGGACCTTTCTACAATCGGGGTGGCTGCTTCATGGGATGAAGCAGCCCAGGTGCTGAGCCACAAACTCGCCACCGCCCTCTCGCCTTGA
- the atpE gene encoding F0F1 ATP synthase subunit C: MENVLGLVALACGLIVGLGAIGASIGIALMGGKFLESSARQPELMNDLQTKMFILAGLIDAAFLIGVAIALLFAFANPFVLA, translated from the coding sequence ATGGAAAACGTTCTGGGTCTCGTCGCATTGGCTTGCGGTCTTATCGTTGGTCTGGGTGCCATTGGTGCCTCTATCGGTATTGCTCTGATGGGCGGCAAGTTTCTGGAGTCTTCAGCTCGCCAGCCTGAGTTGATGAACGACCTGCAAACCAAGATGTTCATCTTGGCCGGTCTGATCGACGCCGCTTTCCTGATCGGTGTGGCCATCGCACTGTTGTTCGCCTTCGCCAACCCGTTCGTGTTGGCCTAA